From the Quercus lobata isolate SW786 chromosome 6, ValleyOak3.0 Primary Assembly, whole genome shotgun sequence genome, one window contains:
- the LOC115950407 gene encoding uncharacterized protein LOC115950407, with product MGSQVLQRQNNNRALQQEEVRSHMSQKQNDKQSMQREINDLKRKLYHAQQRQSRSKLDAPSDDENDDDYRRRSRTPPSETFSHEEEHYRRCRRRSPSPRGLGNDVMSKALDQLSKSPFTHHIEGAILPLWFQQPTFANYDGRTDLVEHVSQFNQRMVVHSRNEALICKVFPSNLGPAAMRWFNGLKTNSIDSYRQLTQAFGSRFVMNRRTPRPLSALLSLSMHDGETLKAYSDRYWETYNEMEDNFDDVAIITFKNSLPTDHDLRKSLTSKPATSMCQLMDRIDKYKRVEEDQLQGRGKEKTINAVFREPVHRVLEKIKNEPYFRWPNKMAGKPSKRDQKLYCQYHQDHGHTTENCKNLWNHLDQLVREGGLKHLLHHSSGYQGHQEARRGAALRPPVGTISVIVAGPGRTGTRPARVLSVAELPAEESQPRSKRVRMSFYPVLSFSKEDKIETIQPHDDALLITLRIRDYDVKRVMVDGGSAAEVMYLDLYKGLGLKPEDLMPYNSPLMSFDGKLVTLMGMIRLPIQTGPEVVEVNFVVVDTYSPYTAIVGRPWLHTLGAVASSLHQKVKFSSGDQVLEIRGCQPIARQCVVAVSHRFDSESSTSAEENL from the exons ATGGGTAGCCAAGTGCTTCAGAGACAAAATAACAATCGGGCCCTGCAACAGGAGGAAGTCAGGAGCCATATGTCTCAGAAACAAAACGATAAGCAgtccatgcagcgagagataaaCGATTTGAAAAGAAAGCTGTACCATGCACAGCAAAGGCAATCTCGTTCCAAACTTGATGCGCCCTCCGATGATGAAAATGACGACGACTACAGGCGAAGATCGAGGACTCCCCCAAGCGAGACCTTCTCCCACGAAGAAGAACACTACCGGAGGTGTAGGCGCAGAAGCCCATCTcctaggggcttgggaaacgacgTCATGAGCAAGGCACTGGATCAACTCTCCAAGTCACCTTTCACGCACCACATAGAAGGGGCCATACTCCCTTTATGGTTCCAGCAGCCAACTTTCGCCAATTACGACGGTAGAACAGACCtggtggagcatgtgagccagttcAACCAAAGGATGGTTGTCCATTCTAGGAACGAGGCACTGATCTGCAAGGTCTTCCCGTCCAACTTGGGACCagcggcgatgaggtggtttaatGGTTTGAAGACGAACTCCATCGACTCGTACAGGCAGTTGACCCAAGCTTTTGGCTCCCGCTTCGTTATGAACCGCAGAACCCCTCGGCCTTTGAGCGCTTTGTTATCGTTATCCATGCATGACGGAGAAACCTTAAAGGCCTACTCGGACAGATATTGGGAGACGTATAATGAAATGGAAGACAACTTTGACGATGTCGCCATTATCACTTTCAAAAATAGTCTCCCAACCGATCACGACTTACGGAAGTCTCTGACTAGCAAGCCCGCCACCAGTATGTGTCAACTGATGGATCGGATCGACAAGTACAAGCGAGTGGAGGAAGACCAGTTACAgggaagaggaaaagagaag ACTATCAATGCCGTATTCCGAGAACCAGTGCATCGGGttttggagaaaatcaagaacgaGCCATACTTTAGGTGGCCGAATAAGATGGCGGGAAAACCCTCGAAACGCGATCAGAAActttattgccaataccaccaagACCATGGCCATACTACGGAGAACTGCAAGAACCTTTGGAACCACCTAGACCAGCTAGTCCGGGAAGGGGGGCTGAAACACCTTCTGCATCATTCCAGTGGTTATCAAGGCCATCAGGAGGCCAGAAGGGGTGCTGCCCTGAGGCCACCCGTAGGAACGATCAGCGTAATCGTGGCTGGGCCAGGGAGAACAGGCACACGCCCTGCACGAGTGTTATCAGTGGCTGAACTGCCTGCCGAGGAGTCCCAACCAAGGTCGAAGAGGGTCAGGATGAGCTTCTACCCCGTTTTGAGCTTTTCGAAGGAAGATAAGATCGAGACcatccaaccccacgacgatgccctGCTAATCACCCTCCGAATCAGGGACTACGATGTGAAAAGAGTAATGGTGGATGGCGGTAGCGCGGCTGAGGTTATGTACCTcgacctatacaaggggctggGGTTAAAGCCGGAGGACTTGATGCCCTACAACTCCCCTCTGATGAGCTTCGACGGGAAGCTTGTCACCTTAATGGGCATGATTAGGCTGCCCATCCAGACCGGCCCGGAAGTAGTGGAAGTGAACTTCGTCGTGGTGGACACTTACTCTCCCTATACAGCCATTGTCGGTAGGCCCTGGCTCCATACCCTAGGGGCTGTTGCTTCCTCGTTGCACCAGAAGGTGAAATTCTCGTCAGGAGACCAAGTCCTAGAAATCCGTGGTTGCCAACCCATAGCGAGGCAATGCGTGGTAGCCGTCTCGCATCGATTTGACTCGGAGTCCTCGACCTCCGCTGAAGAGAATTTATAG